In Calliopsis andreniformis isolate RMS-2024a chromosome 6, iyCalAndr_principal, whole genome shotgun sequence, a single genomic region encodes these proteins:
- the Mrpl18 gene encoding mitochondrial ribosomal protein L18 isoform X2: protein MFRFRNCVRLFCKRQLHSNAEIVSNCKEIRNRNPRNLERLRIARKPCGYSLEKPGYSYWQRLVVNPSQRYVTAQIEHFENGPILTVSTQEWGLKKQLYRGEFFNAKSGSRQSVTDNLISSYICYCWKCLKNPWRQLRATPCISRKPK, encoded by the exons atgtttCGCTTCAGAAATTGTGTACGTTTGTTTTGTAAAAGGCAACTGCATAGTAATGCCGAAATAGTAAGTAATTGTAAAGAAATTAGAAATCGTAATCCAAGAAATTTGGAACGCTTAAGAATTGCTAGAAAACCTTGTGGTTATTCTCTTGAAAAACCTGGTTATTCTTATTGGCAGAG ATTGGTCGTAAATCCTAGTCAACGCTATGTTACTGCACAAATAGAACATTTTGAGAATGGTCCAATTCTTACAGTATCAACCCAAGAGTGGGGACTTAAAAAACAATTGTACAG GGGAGAATTTTTCAATGCGAAAAGTGGATCAAGGCAAAGCGTGACAGACAATTTAATTAGTTCGTATATTTGTT aCTGTTGGAAGTGTCTGAAAAATCCTTGGCGACAGTTACGTgccacaccctgtatatctcggAAACCAAAATGA
- the LOC143180653 gene encoding protein Wnt-5b isoform X2, whose protein sequence is MVISRSLLIIIRLLLITATSTVPGTWINAGLQHFPQLETGQIIETYNVPASSICHGLKGLSQGQSKLCQLSMDHMPSVAKGARFGIHECQHQFRDRRWNCSTVHDESVFGPILRIASRETAFVHAITAAGVVYAISRSCRDGQLSSCGCSRTSRPRDLNRDWIWGGCGDNLEYGYKFTQAFVDVRERERSFKRGSREQGKSLMNLHNNEAGRRAVIKRSKITCKCHGVSGSCSLITCWQQLASFREIGDFLLDKYDGAAEVRVNRRGRLSMRDPRYSLPTANDLVYLDESPNYCLQNETFGSLGTHGRICNRTSSGMDGCNLLCCGRGYNTKKSTLKERCECKFHWCCFVECKTCIKSIDIHTCK, encoded by the exons ATGGTGATCTCCAGATCCTTGCTCATTATAATACGATTACTTCTTATTACTGCTACGTCGACTGTACCGGGAACATGGAT TAATGCTGGTTTGCAACACTTTCCGCAACTTGAAACTGGTCAGATCATAGAAACTTATAACGTACCAGCGTCCAGTATTTGCCATGGACTTAAAGGTTTATCGCAGGGGCAAAGTAAGTTATGTCAACTATCCATGGATCACATGCCCAGTGTAGCAAAAGGAGCCAGATTTGGAATTCACGAATGCCAACATCAATTCCGTGATCGAAGGTGGAATTGTTCCACTGTTCACGATGAATCTGTATTTGGACCTATTCTTAGAATCG CTAGTCGGGAGACTGCATTCGTTCACGCTATTACAGCTGCAGGAGTAGTTTATGCGATCAGCAGATCCTGCAGAGATGGACAATTATCTTCGTGTGGATGTTCGAGAACCAGTAGACCCAGAGATCTAAATCGAGATTGGATTTGGGGCGGTTGTGGAGACAATCTTGAATACGGTTACAA ATTTACGCAAGCATTTGTTGACGTAAGGGAACGCGAACGCAGCTTCAAAAGAGGCAGCAGAGAGCAGGGCAAAAGTTTGATGAATCTTCATAATAATGAAGCTGGTCGAAGG GCTGTTATTAAAAGGTCCAAGATTACTTGTAAATGTCACGGAGTTTCCGGAAGTTGCAGCTTAATTACTTGTTGGCAACAACTGGCATCATTCCGAGAAATAG GTGATTTCCTTCTAGACAAATATGATGGAGCAGCAGAAGTGAGAGTAAACAGACGTGGTCGTTTATCCATGAGAGATCCAAGATATTCATTACCTACAGCAAATGACTTAGTTTATTTGGATGAATCTCCAAACTATTGTCTTCAAAACGAAACATTTGGATCACTAG GTACACACGGACGAATTTGCAACAGGACGTCATCTGGCATGGATGGATGTAATCTTCTATGTTGCGGTAGAGGTTACAATACAAAAAAATCAACTCTAAAAGAAAGATGCGAATGCAAATTTCATTGGTGTTGTTTTGTTGAGTGTAAAACATGTATTAAAAGTATAGATATTCACACTTGCAAATAA
- the Mrpl18 gene encoding mitochondrial ribosomal protein L18 isoform X1, whose protein sequence is MFRFRNCVRLFCKRQLHSNAEIVSNCKEIRNRNPRNLERLRIARKPCGYSLEKPGYSYWQRLVVNPSQRYVTAQIEHFENGPILTVSTQEWGLKKQLYSTNDCSAYTNLGRVLAQRCLENGICEVYVNEEIIKDKVKLLVDELEKNGICLQESKRYKHPEPWDKNREEKPWETFE, encoded by the exons atgtttCGCTTCAGAAATTGTGTACGTTTGTTTTGTAAAAGGCAACTGCATAGTAATGCCGAAATAGTAAGTAATTGTAAAGAAATTAGAAATCGTAATCCAAGAAATTTGGAACGCTTAAGAATTGCTAGAAAACCTTGTGGTTATTCTCTTGAAAAACCTGGTTATTCTTATTGGCAGAG ATTGGTCGTAAATCCTAGTCAACGCTATGTTACTGCACAAATAGAACATTTTGAGAATGGTCCAATTCTTACAGTATCAACCCAAGAGTGGGGACTTAAAAAACAATTGTACAG TACAAATGATTGTTCTGCATATACAAATTTAGGCCGTGTACTTGCACAACGGTGTTTAGAAAATGGCATATGTGAAGTTTATGTCAATGAGGAAATAATTAAAGATAAAGTAAAATTATTAGTAGATGAACTGGAAAAAAATGGAATTTGTTTGCAAGAATCAAAGAGATATAAACATCCTGAACCTTGGGATAAAAATCGTGAAGAGAAACCTTGGGAAACCTTTGAATAA
- the LOC143180653 gene encoding protein Wnt-5b isoform X1 — MVISRSLLIIIRLLLITATSTVPGTWINAGLQHFPQLETGQIIETYNVPASSICHGLKGLSQGQSKLCQLSMDHMPSVAKGARFGIHECQHQFRDRRWNCSTVHDESVFGPILRIASRETAFVHAITAAGVVYAISRSCRDGQLSSCGCSRTSRPRDLNRDWIWGGCGDNLEYGYKNIFNDFRFTQAFVDVRERERSFKRGSREQGKSLMNLHNNEAGRRAVIKRSKITCKCHGVSGSCSLITCWQQLASFREIGDFLLDKYDGAAEVRVNRRGRLSMRDPRYSLPTANDLVYLDESPNYCLQNETFGSLGTHGRICNRTSSGMDGCNLLCCGRGYNTKKSTLKERCECKFHWCCFVECKTCIKSIDIHTCK, encoded by the exons ATGGTGATCTCCAGATCCTTGCTCATTATAATACGATTACTTCTTATTACTGCTACGTCGACTGTACCGGGAACATGGAT TAATGCTGGTTTGCAACACTTTCCGCAACTTGAAACTGGTCAGATCATAGAAACTTATAACGTACCAGCGTCCAGTATTTGCCATGGACTTAAAGGTTTATCGCAGGGGCAAAGTAAGTTATGTCAACTATCCATGGATCACATGCCCAGTGTAGCAAAAGGAGCCAGATTTGGAATTCACGAATGCCAACATCAATTCCGTGATCGAAGGTGGAATTGTTCCACTGTTCACGATGAATCTGTATTTGGACCTATTCTTAGAATCG CTAGTCGGGAGACTGCATTCGTTCACGCTATTACAGCTGCAGGAGTAGTTTATGCGATCAGCAGATCCTGCAGAGATGGACAATTATCTTCGTGTGGATGTTCGAGAACCAGTAGACCCAGAGATCTAAATCGAGATTGGATTTGGGGCGGTTGTGGAGACAATCTTGAATACGGTTACAA GAACATATTTAATGATTTTAGATTTACGCAAGCATTTGTTGACGTAAGGGAACGCGAACGCAGCTTCAAAAGAGGCAGCAGAGAGCAGGGCAAAAGTTTGATGAATCTTCATAATAATGAAGCTGGTCGAAGG GCTGTTATTAAAAGGTCCAAGATTACTTGTAAATGTCACGGAGTTTCCGGAAGTTGCAGCTTAATTACTTGTTGGCAACAACTGGCATCATTCCGAGAAATAG GTGATTTCCTTCTAGACAAATATGATGGAGCAGCAGAAGTGAGAGTAAACAGACGTGGTCGTTTATCCATGAGAGATCCAAGATATTCATTACCTACAGCAAATGACTTAGTTTATTTGGATGAATCTCCAAACTATTGTCTTCAAAACGAAACATTTGGATCACTAG GTACACACGGACGAATTTGCAACAGGACGTCATCTGGCATGGATGGATGTAATCTTCTATGTTGCGGTAGAGGTTACAATACAAAAAAATCAACTCTAAAAGAAAGATGCGAATGCAAATTTCATTGGTGTTGTTTTGTTGAGTGTAAAACATGTATTAAAAGTATAGATATTCACACTTGCAAATAA